One Burkholderia sp. 9120 DNA window includes the following coding sequences:
- the mtgA gene encoding monofunctional biosynthetic peptidoglycan transglycosylase — protein MTATRHVSRPGPVRWMFYLGMVVAIAWLATQAFYFAQIAVWNSVNPSSTAFMRSDAWRLSQDRPDLALQHTWVPYEQISHNLKRAIIASEDANFVNNNGYETDAILQAWERNKAKGKIVRGGSTITQQLARNLFLSREKSYIRKGQELIITWMLETLMDKQRIFEIYLNSVEWGNGVYGAEAAAHYYYKTSASKLTAGQSARLAVMLPQPKYFDEHRGSGYLAQRSRVIARRMGAAELPD, from the coding sequence ATGGTGGTGGCGATTGCGTGGCTGGCGACGCAGGCGTTTTATTTCGCGCAGATTGCGGTGTGGAATTCCGTTAATCCTTCTTCGACGGCTTTTATGCGGTCGGATGCGTGGCGGTTGTCGCAGGATCGGCCGGATCTGGCTTTGCAGCATACGTGGGTGCCGTATGAACAGATTTCGCACAATCTGAAGCGGGCGATTATTGCTTCTGAAGATGCGAATTTTGTTAATAACAATGGTTATGAAACCGATGCTATTTTGCAGGCTTGGGAGCGGAATAAGGCCAAGGGTAAGATTGTTCGCGGTGGTTCCACCATTACTCAGCAGCTGGCGCGGAATCTGTTTTTGTCTCGGGAGAAGAGTTATATCCGTAAGGGGCAGGAGCTTATTATTACCTGGATGCTCGAGACCTTGATGGATAAGCAGCGGATATTTGAAATCTATCTCAACTCCGTTGAATGGGGGAATGGGGTTTATGGGGCTGAAGCCGCGGCTCATTATTATTATAAAACTTCGGCCAGTAAGCTGACCGCCGGGCAGTCGGCCAGGTTGGCGGTTATGCTGCCGCAGCCTAAGTATTTTGATGAGCATCGAGGGTCAGGGTATTTGGCGCAGCGGTCCAGGGTTATTGCTCGGCGTATGGGCGCTGCTGAATTGCCCGATTAA